Below is a genomic region from Helicobacter ibis.
TTTTAATGCTAATACATAACTTAGATTGTTTAGATGAGGGAATGGGTGGGTTGCATCAACTGCAATGGGGACTATAATCGGATATAAATGGTTTAAAAAATAATCTTGCAATTCTTCCTTTTGCTTTTTATCGGCTTCTTTATAATCTTTTATTAAAAGCCCTTCTTTACTTAGTGATTCTTTTATTTCATAGTAGCAAGATTCTAGTAGTTTTTGTTCTTTGTTTATATAGTTTCTTATTTCATCTAGTTGTTCTTTTGGAGTTAAGCCATCTGCACTGCTTTCTGCGATTCCTGCTGTATATAGTCTCTTTAGCCCTGCAACTCTAACCATGTAAAATTCATCTAAATTAGTCCCATAAATTGCAATAAATTTTAGTCTCTCAAGCAATGGATTATTTTTGTTTTGTGCTTCGCTTAATACTCTTGTGTTGAATCTTAACCATGATAGTTCTCTATTTATGAAATTACTTGTTTGATTTAATGATTTTGCCGTTGCCATATCCACCCCTAAAATTAAAACTAAAATTTAAGATTATATAAATAATCTCTTAAATGAAGCTTCTATGGTTTAAGTTGTATTAGTGTATGATTTCCAAAAATCATTATGGAGTTTTTAATGAAACTTGACTATAAGGATTCAGGTGTCAATATACAAGAAGGTAATGAGCTTGTAGAGAATTTAAAAGAAGTAGTAAAAAAGACATTTAATAATCAAGTAATAGGTGGAATTGGTTCATTTAGCGGTGCTTACGCCATGCCTAGTGGATATAAAGAACCTGTGATGTTAGCTGCTACAGATGGAGTTGGCACAAAGCTAAAGTTAGCAATACAAGCAAACAAGCTCAATACAATAGGAATCGACTTGGTTGCTATGTGTGTGAATGACCTTATTTGTAATTTTGCAGAACCATTATTCTTTTTAGATTATTATGCAACTGGGAAGCTTGATAAAAACAGGGCATTAGAAGTGATAAAAGGTATAGCATCTGGTTGCATGGAAGCAGAATGTGCTCTAATAGGTGGTGAGAGTGCAGAGATGCCTGGAATTTATAGTGATAATGATTTTGATTTGGCTGGGTTTGCTGTTGGTGTAGCTGAAAGAGAGATTGTAGAGAGAGAGAATAATCTAAAAAGCGGAGATGTAGTAATCGCTCTAAGTAGTAGTGGAATCCACTCAAATGGGTATTCTCTAGTTAGAAAAATAATAGAGACAAATAATATTGATATATATTCTAAATTTGGAGATTCCACGCTAATAGATTCACTGCTTACTCCTACAAAAATTTATGTAAAAACATTTAAAAAAATCTCCAAAAACATAAAGGCTCTAGCACATATTACAGGTGGTGGATTGATTGAGAATATCCCTAGAATCTTGCCTAAGAATCTTGATTGCTATATTTTTGAAAAAGATATACAAAAGTTGCCTATTTTTGAATTTTTAGAACAATATATTAAAGATAATGATAAATATAGAACATTTAATATGGGCGTTGGAATGGTGCTTGTATGCAGTAAAGAAAATGTAGATTCAGTCTTAAAAGATAGTGGTGGTTATATTTTAGGCGAGATAAAAGAGGGAAGCAGTCGTGTTGCGTTTGTTTAATATATAAGATTATGGTAGAATGCAAAGCTAAATGAAACTAAAAATTGAGTGGGGCAATGATAAGAGGTATCATAAATTTTTTTAAGGTTTATCCTTTACCAATTTTCGTTCTTCTTTTAACATTTGCTATTTATTATTCTATTTTTGAAGTTGTTAGAAATAGTGATAATAATGGAAGCAGAGCTGTTACCGAAGAGGAATCTATGATGTCTCAAAACTCTGATGCAAATGCTACAAAAATAACGACAATAACACCTGATCACATACCACAATTAATACCTCAATTGCCAGAGGATGATGTGCAACTTGCACAAAAGAATAATGATTATCTAAGCTCTAAAGTAAAATCGCTAAATATTAGAGAACTACCAAATGCTAATTCAAATATAGTTGGAAAACTAACGCCTAGTATAAGAGTTGTGATACTAGAGGATTTAGGAGAATGGGTAAAAGTAGGAATGGATAATGGAAATGTTGGGTTTGTTGTTAAAGCTTATACAAAGCTTGTGGAATCTCCATTGCTAGAAACTCAAACAAAGCCTAAAGTAAAAATATCACTTGACAATAAAGAATTATATACATCTTCTGTGCCTAGATTAAATATTAGAGAACTACCAAATGCTAATTCAAATATAGTTGGAAAACTAACGCCTGATATAAAAGTTGTGATATTAGAGGATTTAGGAGAGTGGGTAAAAATAGGCAGTGATGTTGAGCTTGGGTTTGTGTTAAAAAGATTCTTGAAGTTGGCTAATTTTAATGAAGAACTTTTAGAGCAAGAAGACTTATTTACTTCAATGGTGCCTAGATTAAATGTTAGAGAAAATCCAAGCGTAGAATCTGTAATACTAGATAAATTAACACCTGAAGATAGGGTGCAAATAATACAAGAAGAAGGCGAGTGGGCGAAGATTTCTGGCACTAAAAATGGCTGGGTTGTTAAGCGTTCTTTAAAGAGATTGTAATGCAATTTGCAGTTGTTGGAAATCCTATATCGCATTCTTGCTCTCCATTATTACATAATAGTGCCTTTATTGATTTAGGAATTAGAGGTGCTTATGGTAGGTATTTATTAGATGAATCTAAGAATTTTTCTGCTTTGAAGGAGCTAGGATTAAATGGTGCAAATATAACAATCCCATTTAAAGAAGTCGCCTTTAATAATTGTGATTTTGTGCATGGAATCGCACAAAAAATTGGCGTTGTAAATACAATTATCTTTAAAAATTCTAAGCTTCATGGCTATAACACAGATGCAGATGGGTTTTTTATGAGTTTAGACAATGAAGTAAAGAGTGCATTAATAATAGGTGCAGGTGGCTCTTCAAAAGCACTAGCACATATATTAAAAGATAATAATATTAAAATAACCATTATTAATCGTTCAAAGGATAGATTGGAGAGTTTTATAAAAAGTGGTTTTGAATCTTATGCGTTTGAAGATTATATTCACACTCCACATGATGCAATAATAAATACAACTCCTTCAAGTTTAAATAAGATTCTACCTATGGATAAAAGTAGTTTGCAAAAGATTTTTGAATCTGCAAAGATAGCTTATGATTTGCTGTATGGAATAGAATCTCCATTTTTAAGACTGGCACACACTATGAGGCTAAAGACTAAAGATGGCAAAGAAATGCTTGTAAATCAGGCTATCTTGGCATTTGAAATTTTTATGGATAGATTTTGTGTGAAATATGACAAGAAAGCCCTAAGAGATAGTATGTATAAGGCTTCATTATTGTTTTGAGTTTATTATTGTTAGCATATCTTTTATGGCTTGCTCTAATCCTGTAAATATTGCACGAGAAATTATGCTATGACCTATATTTAGCTCTGTTATTTCTTCTATATTCAGTATTGGCTCTATGTTGTTGTAGTTTAGCCCATGACCTGCTGCTACTTCTAGTTTTAATTCCTTAGCTATTTTTGCTGCTTCTTGTATATCTATTAGACTATTATTTAGCCCTTCTTGTAGTTCTAGTCTTAATTTTGATAGCTCATTTATTGTATTGTGTGTGCGTGGTAGATTAGAAAATAGCATTAAATGCAAGTTAGCATAAAGCCCAGTATGAATCTCTACCATATCAGCACCAAGTTTGGCACATTGCTCAACGCAATTACAATCTATAAAAAGCGATACTTCAGTGCCCACTTTGTGAAAATCATCGATTATTTTTTGTATTGTCGAGCTATTATTTTTTATATTTAATCCACCCTCTGTTGTTAGTTCTTTTCTTTTTTCTGGGACTAGAGTTATTCTGTGTGGTGCAATTTTTAGTAGGTATTTAATTATGTTTTCATTAATTGAAGTCTCTACATTTAGCGGAAGGAATGAAGAGTTTGCAATTTTTAAGACATCATCATCATGTATATGTCTTCTATCTTCTCTTAAGTGGATTGTGATTTGATATGCACCGGCTCTTTTTGCTATAAATACTGCTTCAAGTGGGTCTGGTTCATTTATCCCCCTTGCTTCTCTTAGTGTTGCTATGTGGTCTATATTTACTCCAAGTTTCATTGTGTCCTCCTATTGGAATTATGTGCATATTTTGTTAGGATTGTAGCTAAGATTCTATAAAAAAGGTTTTATTGTGGTTATGGTGTTTGATTGTGAGACGATCCCTGATGTCTTGCTTATTAAGTCGTGTTTGAAAGAAGAGTTTAAGAGTAGGAATATTGAATTTACAAGCGATTATGAAATAAGCAAAAATGCAATGCAGATTCAAAAAGAAATTAGTGGAAGCGAGTTTTTGCCATTGCCATATCATAAGATAGTTTCGATTTCTGCTGTATTTTGCGATGATTATGGTAATTTTAAAAAAGTAGGAAGCTTTAGTGCTATTGATGAAAATAGAGAAGAATCTTTAATTAAGGCATTTTTTGATTATCTAAATAATCATCAGCCAAAGTTAGTAAGTTTTAATGGTAGAAATTTTGATATTCCTGTATTGCTACTTAGAGCTATGAAATATAAAATACAAGCTGAATCTTATTTTGAGATAGAAAATCAAAAATATAATAAAAATAAATGGGACAATTATAGACAGAGATATAGCGAGAGATTTCATACAGATTTGTTTGATGTTTTGAGTAATTATTCTTTTGCTAGGGGTTTGAAGCTCGATGTGGTAGCAAACTTACTTGATTTTCCCGGCAAATATGATGTAAGTGGTGATATGGTGTTGGATTTGTATTATGATGACAATTTAGACAAAATTGACGAATATTGTCAAAGCGATGTTTTGAATACTTATGGTGTGTATTTAAATTATGAGCTATTGCAGGGGAATTTATCTTTAGATGATTATAGAGAGATATTAGATTCTTGGCGAAAGTTATTACCAAAAGATAAAGCATATTATAGAATCTTTTTTGATAAAATTTCTGCACAGCTTAATTAAGGGAAATATATGCTTTCAAGAGAAATAGTTCAATTTAGCGAAATGAGACATGAGATTCGTGCTTATTTGTGTTTTTTGCTACAAAAAAATATAGCAAATAATCTTCCACATATAGAACTAAATAAAATAATAGAAGGACTTCATAAGGTAAGCTCTGAAGTGAAAATTTTTGAGCTTTTGTATGTGCTAGATTCTAGTGGGAATCTTGTTTTTGATGCTATTTCGCCTGATAGTAGCATAGACTATAAAAAGGGGCAAAACCATAATGACAGATCATATTTTCATCGCTCCATAAAAGAGAAGCAGTCAATTCTAACAGATCCGTATCCATCAAGTGCTAGTGGAAACTTGGTAGTAACAATATCGTATCCACTATATAACAACAAAGGTGAATTAGTATATGTTGTATGTATGGATATTCCGCTTGATAAGACTGCTTTGCTTGTTAAGCCGATGCCACTTTTTGGCTTTTTTGTTGGGTTTAGAAAATTTATCTATTTTGTAGTATCAGTTGCGTTGTTTTTTGTTAGTTTGCTATTGTTAGTTCGAGGTAGTTTTAGTATATTGGATTCTGTTGATAATTTTATGTTTTTTGATATACAAGATGTTTTTGAGGCGACTATTTTAATCACGCTATCATTGGCTATTTTTGATTTGGTTAGAGCTATATTTGAAGAGGAAGTCTTAGGTAGGCAAAAGTCTCAAGATTCCAAAATGGTTCATAAGACAATGATAAGATTCTTGGGTTCTATTGTTATTGCTTTGGCTATTGAGGCTTTGATGTTGGTGTTTAAATTTACTATTATTGAGCCTGAAAAGTTAATCTATGCTGTATATTTAATAGGCGGAGTAACATTGCTTTTAGTTGGACTTTCATTATATATGAGGTTTGCTACAAATTTAAAGAGAGATGATTGATGTTTGGTATTGTAAATTATAATGTTGGAAATTTAGCAAGTGTGCAAAATGCATTAAAAAAAGCCGGAGTAGATGCAATAATCGAATCTAATCCAAGTAAGTTAAAAGAATACGATAAGCTTCTTCTTCCTGGGGTTGGTGCATTTGGAGATGCAATGGAGCATTTAAGAGATTCTGGTATGTTTGAATCTATACTAGAATATACAAAGAGTGGAAAGTATTTGCTTGGTATTTGTCTTGGAATGCAAATTTTGTTTGAAAAGAGTTGTGAGTTTGGTGAGAATCTTGGGCTTGGACTGATAGAAGGAGAAATAACGCAAATACCAAAAAGCAGTAACGAGATAAAAATACCTCATGCAGGTTGGAATCTAGTGAGTAAAGTTAGGGATAGTGCCTTGCTAGATGGGCTTAATGATAGGGAGTATTTATATTTTACACATAGCTATTGTGTTAGAGATTTAAAGCATGCACTTTGTGTTACAGAATATGGCGTGAAATTTTCTAGCATTGTAAATAAAGATAATATATTTGGGATTCAGCCACACCCTGAAAAATCACATGATGTAGGCATTAAAATCCTGCAAAATTTTATTAAGTTGAGATAGATATGCAAATAATTCCAGCAATAGATTTAAAAGATAAAAACGCAGTAAGGCTAAGTCAAGGCAAAATGGATAGTGTAAAAATATATAGCACAAATCCGGTTGAGTTAGCATTGTCGTTTATGGACATGGGTGCTAGTTATTTGCATATTGTGGATTTAGATGGTGCAATACATGGAAGCCCAAAGAATCTAGAAGTAATAGCACAAATAGCAAAAGACACAAGGCTAAAGATTCAAGTAGGTGGTGGGATTCGTAATGAAGAGACTATTTGTAAATACTTAGAACTTGGGGTGCATAGGGTTATTTTAGGGTCTATTGCATTAAGTAATCCGCAGTTTGCAAAGGAAATGGCTGATAAATATAAAATAATAATAGGTATAGATGCTAAAGATGGTTATGTAGCTACACAAGGGTGGGACAAACAAGAAGATATCTTGGCAGTTAGTTTTGCTAAAGAATTTAAAGATAGCAATATAGAAGCAATAATATGTACTGATATTGCAAGAGATGGTATGTTAAATGGTGTCAATGTAGAATTCACAAAAGAAATAGCGAAAAATAGTGGAAAATTTACCATTGCCAGTGGTGGTTTGTCATCTCAAAGTGATGTTGATGAGTTATATAAATCACATGTAGATGGTGTAATTGTGGGTAAAGCATTTTATGAGAATAAATTAGATTTAAAAATGCTATTTTGTAAATATTTAGATTAGTAATTTGTGTGTTTATCATAAAAATTTGTAATTTTATTGTAAGACATGGATATTTATGATATCATGTCAAACTTTATTATCTTAAAAATTATTAAGTTTATTTTATAAGGAGCCTACCTTGAAAATGGTTGTTGTTGATGATAGTTCAACTATGAGAAGGATTATAAAAAATACATTGGCTAGACTTGGTTATGAAGATATTCTAGAGGGAGAGAATGGCGTTGAAGGTTGGGAGAAGATGGATTCAAATCCTGATGTTAAAGTTCTCATCACTGACTGGAATATGCCAGAAATGAATGGCTTGGACTTGGTAAAAAAAGTTAGAGCTGATGATAGATTCAAAGATATACCAATAATTATGGTTACAACAGAAGGTGGAAAGACAGAAGTTATAACAGCTCTTAAGGCAGGTGTTAATAACTATATCGTTAAACCATTTACTCCTCAAGTCCTAAAAGAAAAGTTGGAAGTTGTTCTTGGCGTTAATGACTAATTATGGATTCTCTTTATAATTGCCTAGCTATAGAAGCAGATAAGTTTTTATGGCTCTTTATAGATAAAGCCATGGAATTGACTGGAGAGGCAATAGAAGAGGTTGAGGGTGGCTTTATTGTACGAACCACACAAGATGTCGAAAAAATAGAGCAGAATCTAAGGGAATTTCTACAATATCTACAACAAACTTTTGGCGAAACAATTACCCTAAAGACCAAGATAACACAAGAAGAAAATAAAGATTGGATTTGCAACTATAAAAATTCGGTTCAACCGGTGCTATGTGGTAGGTTCTATATAAGACCATCATGGCATGATAGCTTAAACAATGATGAGATTATAGATATAATAGTTGATCCAGCTTTAGCATTTGGTAGTGGTCATCATGGTAGCACCTATGGTTGCTTGATTGCGTTAAGTAGTATTGATTTAGTAGGCAAGAATCTTGTTGATGTTGGTTGTGGTAGCGGTATTTTATCTATTGCAGCTAAGAAAGCAGGTGCTAATGTTTGGAGTTGCGATACTGATAGTATAGCAGTAGAATCTACTAAGGATAATGCTTCTAAGAATAACCTACAAATAGATAATGTATGGGAAGGCACTTTAACAACTATGAGTTGCAATAATGTTAAGTTTGATGTCATTGTTGCAAACATATTAGCAGATATAATAGTAACAATACCATTTGAAAAGTATATAAAAAAGGGTGGCATATTGATACTATCTGGGATACTGGAACAATATATACAAAAGGTTTTAGATAGATTTGATAATTTTAAAAAACTCTCTTGTGAAATTAATGATGAATGGGCTACAATAATACTACAACTTAATTAAGGAATTTAAATGCAAAAACAGAATAACGAGAACAATGACAAAAAACAAAATAATTTTTTTAATCAGAATCCACTTTTAGTATTTGCCATTTTTGCAATCATCGCTATTGTTGTGTTTAAGTTTATTTCTCCAGTCGGAGATGCTTCAAATAGACTTAGTGGGGCAAGTTCTACAAAAAATATCAATTATTATGAATTAAAAAAATTAATAGAAAATAAAGAAGTGGATTTTGTAGCTATTGGTCAAAGTGTGTTGAAGGCTACTTCAAATACAAATGGCACAAAGACTATATATGTTACACAAAGAGTGAATCCAGATAATACGCTAATACCGCTACTAGATGAAAAGGGAGTGGAATATACAGGTTATAGCGAGAGTAATTGGCTTAGTGATATGCTATTTGGCTGGGTGTTGCCTATATTTATTTTCTTTGCGATTTGGATGTTTTTGGCATCAAGAATGCAAAAGAATATGGGAAATGGAATTTTGGGCATTGGTAGTTCAAAAAAGTTAGTAAATGCTGAAAAGCCTAATGTAAAGTTTGATGACATGGCTGGTAATGTTGAGGCTAAAGATGAGGTTGTGGAAATTGTAGATTTTTTAAAGAATCCAGATAGATATGCTGCACTTGGCGCTAAGATTCCAAAGGGTGTTTTATTAGTTGGTCCTCCGGGAACTGGTAAGACATTGCTAGCAAAGGCTGTTGCAGGTGAGGCAAATGTTCCATTCTTTTCTGTTAGTGGAAGTAGTTTTATTGAGATGTTTGTAGGTGTTGGTGCAAGTAGAGTTAGAGATTTGTTTGAAAATGCAAAAAAAGAAGCACCTAGCATAATTTTTATAGATGAGATTGATGCAATCGGTAAGAGTAGAGCTGCAGGTGGAATGATTAGTGGGAATGATGAAAGAGAACAAACTTTAAATCAGCTTTTAGCAGAAATGGATGGGTTTAATTCTGATTTATCTCCTGTTATTGTTCTTGCTGCTACAAATAGACCAGAAGTGCTTGATCCAGCGTTGCTTAGACCTGGTAGATTTGATAGACAAGTGTTGGTTGATAAGCCAGACTTTGAAGGAAGAATCGAAATATTAAAGGTTCATATAAAAAATATTAAGTTAGCAAAAAATGTTGATTTGTTTGAAGTATCAAAATTAACTGCTGGACTTGCTGGTGCTGATTTAGCTAATATAGTTAATGAAGCTGCACTACTTGCAGGTAGAAATGCTAAAAAAGAGGTCGAACAGAGTGATTTCTTAGAGGCAGTTGAGAGGGGTATTGCAGGTTTAGAAAAAAAATCAAGGAGAATCTCACCAAAAGAAAAGAAAATAGTTGCATACCATGAGAGTGGTCATGCGTTAATTGCCGAGATTACAAAAGGTGCAAAAAAAGTAACCAAAGTATCAATAATCCCTAGAGGTTTAGCTGCACTTGGGTATACGCTAAATACCCCTGAAGAAAATAAATATTTAATGCAAAAGCATGAGCTTTTAGCTGAAGTTGATGTGTTGCTTGGAGGCAGGGCTGCAGAGGCTGTGTTTTTAGGAGAGATTTCAACTGGTGCTAGTAATGATTTAGAGAGAGCAACTGATATAATTAAAGCTATGGTTAGTTATTATGGAATGACTGATGTTGCTGGGCTTATGGTGCTAGAAAAACAAAGAAATGTGTTTTTAAATGGTGGTTTAGGTAGCTCTAGAGAGTATAGCGAAGAGATGGCTCAAAAGATGGATTCTTATATAAGAGATATTCTAAATGAGAGATTTGAAGCGGTTAAATCATCTCTTGAGACATATAGGGAAGCTATTGAGGATATAGTTAAGGAATTATTTGAAAAAGAAAATATAGATGGCGATAAGGTAAGAGAGATAATCGCAAACTATGAAGAGAAAAATAATTTACCTACAAAGCTAGTTAAAAGTGAAGAACAAGAAGAAGCATAAGGAATAAGAATGGATACTAGATTGCAAATGGTGACACAAGATGGTTTTAAGTTTATAATAGTTAGCTTAATTGCCTATGTGCTTTTTAGTTTGCTATCACTTAATAGTCTAGCTATTATCAGTATTATTGTTGCTTGTGTTGGAGTTTATTTTTATAGGAATCCAGAGCGGGTATGCAATGATGATTCTAAGGACAATATAGTATCCCCAGTCGATGGAAAAATAAAAGACATAATACAAGAAGAAAATAAAATTACTTTAGTTGTATCAAAGCCAATTTGCTTTTGTGGGTTAATTAGAATGCCTTTTAGAGGGTATGTAAAAAAAGCAAAAAAGATTCATGGACTTTGTAATGCTGATAGTATTACTGGAGAGAGAATATATATTGACTTTAAACATGAAAATGATACAGATTTTATGAAATTAATAATATATCCTAGGATATTTTCTCAAGTTAATTTTTATGGTGATGATTCTATTTGTAGAATAGCAAATAGAGTTGGATTTTTGCTTGATGGTAAAGTTTTTATAACAATTTCCAATATAAACTTAAAAGTATCAGTTGGAGATATGTTATATGCAGGTATTAGCTCTATTGGAAGTTTAAACAATGAAAATTAATCCACTCTATATACTGCCAAATTTATTTACTGGAGCTAGTATATATCTTGGAATCCTTAGCGTATCTTATGCGTTTTTGGGTAGATTCGAACTTGCTTGTTGGCTTGTATTGATTAGTCTAATTTTTGATGGATTAGATGGAAGAGTTGCAAGGCTTACTGGCACTACGAGTAAGTTTGGTGTAGAGTTTGATTCATTGGCTGATATTATTGCATTTGGTGTTGCACCGGCTATGATTTTGTTTTTTTATATTGGTTTTTCTTATGGTAAGTTAGGAATCGCAATTTCTGGTTTATATGTTGTATTTGGTGCTATTAGACTTGCAAGATTTAATGTTAGCACAGGAAATAGTGAGCCAAATGTTTTTATAGGGTTGCCAATACCTGCTGCTGCTGTGTTTATAGTTAGTTGGTTAATGTGTGAGATGGTATTTGCAAAATTATATCCGGAGTATTCCAAAGAATTCTTATTTATTCTTATGATATGTGTGCTTTTAATAGGATTGCTTATGGTTAGCAATATAAGGTATCCAAGTTTTAAAAAGATTAACTTTTACAACATTAGCTTTGGTAAAATCATAGTGTTTTTGATGATGTTTTTAGCGGTGTTGTTTATTTATCCGATTTATACTGTTGTTTCTTTAATTACTGCTTATGTATTTTTTGGACCTTTAAGGGCAGGTTATTATATTTTCTTTAAAAAAACAATTAAGTAATATTTTTTTGTTTTTGTTTTGTTAATTTTTCCATAATATACTTTATATTATTGTTTTTAAAGGGTGTAATATGGAATTTAAATTTAAACAAGCAAATAGTATTGATTATAAAAGTGTAACTCCAGAGTATCTGTTTAATGAAAGAAGAAGATTTTTGAAACTTGGTGTTGGCGGAATAGTGGGAGTATTGAGTGTAGATTCTTTGCTTGCCGATATTGCTAGAGAACTTAAATATAAAAGTATGTCAAAAGATGAGATGTTAAAGCTTAATGGTGAGGTTTTACATTTAACAAGCGAAGAGCTAGCAACTAGCTATAATAATTTCTATGAATTTGGATACTCAAAATCAGATCCTAAAAAGAAAGGCGATTCTTTAAAGGTTAGTCCTTGGGAGATAAGCATTGAGGGCGAAATTAAAAACCCAATGAAAATAGAGCTTGAAAACTTAATATCAAAAGTAAATTTGGTAGAGAGGGTTTATAGATTCCGATGCGTTGAGGCTTGGAGCATGGTTGTGCCATGGATTGGTTTTGAGTTAAGAGAGCTTATTAAGATGGTAGAGCCAACAAAAAAGGCAAAATATATACAATTTACAACTTTATATGATCCAGAGCAATTTCCTATGCAAGGTGGATTCTTTGGTTTAAACATTGGTAGAAATGCTAGTTTTTTAGATTTCCCATATAAAGAGTGCTTGAGACTTGATGAAGCGATGCACCCATTAACACTACTGGCAGTTGGCATGTATAAAAAGAGGTTGTTGCCACAAAATGGTGCTCCTATAAGATTGGTTGTGCCTTGGAAGTATGGCTATAAAATGATCAAATCAATAAATAAAATTGAATTTTTAGAAGAGCAACCAATTTCTACATGGGAGGCGGAGAATCCAAAGGAATATGGATTTTATGGCAATGTAGATCCGGAGGTGTCTCACCCACGATGGTCGCAAAGCAGTGAGAGAGTAATAGGACAAAGAGGTAGAATTCCTACGCTATATCTAAATGGATATGCAAAAGATGTCGAGCATTTATATGCTGGGCTTGATAGAACAAAGCTATACTAGGAATTTATTTGAAAAGAGCAATAGAATATATAGCATTAATTGCAATTTTATATGTTTCATGGGAATTGGTCTTAGCAGTTGAATCTTATAAAATAGGCGATTTTTCAGATCCTGTAGCTAGTTTATACTTTTATAGTGGTTGGATTAGCGTTTTATGTTTGTCATTATCTTTTGTAATTTGTAATAAGCTTAAGAGATTTTGTGGATTGCTTGGATTTATCTTTGCTATCATTCACATTGGAATCTTTTTAATAATTGATTTTAACTTTGATTTTGATTTAATATTTCAAGATTTAAAAAGTAAATATTACTTATATTTTGGCATTGCAAGTTTTTTATTTTTTGCATGTTGTGCATCGTTGTTTGGTGTTTTTAGGTTTGTTTATTATTGTATTTATGGAGCATTATTTTTTGCTATTTTGCATATATTTTTTATACAGAAATTAATAACGATAAACTATGCAATTTCACTTTGTGTATTGACTTGTCTTGGAGTATTTAAGCTCTATAAGAGCGTTAAATAATTTATTTTATTCTTAATTATGTTTTGATAGAATCTTTGGTTTATTTTTGAATTAAGGTGATGATAATGGGAGATATTTTATTGGTGTTACAATTTATTTTAGCAATTGTAATTACGCTTGTAGTGTTATTGCAAAAGAGTGCCAATATGGGATTTAGTAGCTATAGTGGTAGCAATGATGGATTGTTTGGTGCTAGAGGTCCGGCTGGTTTTTTGGCTAAACTAACATTTTTTATGGGATTTTTATTTGTTATGAATACTATAGCTTTAGGATACATATATATGCAAGATTCTAAAAAATCAATCACAGATAATATTCAAATTCCAGTTAGTGTTCCACAAAATATAGATAATAATTCTAGTGCAGTAAGTGTCCCACAATCTCCTAAAATACCGGATACTAAAGAAGATACTAATACAACAAAATAAGGGAATATTATGGAATTACAAGATATTTATAATCACACTAAAGAAGCAATGGATAAGAGTATAGAGGCTATGAAGCGTGATTTTGGGACATTGCGTAGTGGTA
It encodes:
- the hisH gene encoding imidazole glycerol phosphate synthase subunit HisH, giving the protein MFGIVNYNVGNLASVQNALKKAGVDAIIESNPSKLKEYDKLLLPGVGAFGDAMEHLRDSGMFESILEYTKSGKYLLGICLGMQILFEKSCEFGENLGLGLIEGEITQIPKSSNEIKIPHAGWNLVSKVRDSALLDGLNDREYLYFTHSYCVRDLKHALCVTEYGVKFSSIVNKDNIFGIQPHPEKSHDVGIKILQNFIKLR
- the hisA gene encoding 1-(5-phosphoribosyl)-5-[(5-phosphoribosylamino)methylideneamino]imidazole-4-carboxamide isomerase; the protein is MQIIPAIDLKDKNAVRLSQGKMDSVKIYSTNPVELALSFMDMGASYLHIVDLDGAIHGSPKNLEVIAQIAKDTRLKIQVGGGIRNEETICKYLELGVHRVILGSIALSNPQFAKEMADKYKIIIGIDAKDGYVATQGWDKQEDILAVSFAKEFKDSNIEAIICTDIARDGMLNGVNVEFTKEIAKNSGKFTIASGGLSSQSDVDELYKSHVDGVIVGKAFYENKLDLKMLFCKYLD
- a CDS encoding chemotaxis response regulator CheY; this translates as MKMVVVDDSSTMRRIIKNTLARLGYEDILEGENGVEGWEKMDSNPDVKVLITDWNMPEMNGLDLVKKVRADDRFKDIPIIMVTTEGGKTEVITALKAGVNNYIVKPFTPQVLKEKLEVVLGVND
- the prmA gene encoding 50S ribosomal protein L11 methyltransferase; the protein is MDSLYNCLAIEADKFLWLFIDKAMELTGEAIEEVEGGFIVRTTQDVEKIEQNLREFLQYLQQTFGETITLKTKITQEENKDWICNYKNSVQPVLCGRFYIRPSWHDSLNNDEIIDIIVDPALAFGSGHHGSTYGCLIALSSIDLVGKNLVDVGCGSGILSIAAKKAGANVWSCDTDSIAVESTKDNASKNNLQIDNVWEGTLTTMSCNNVKFDVIVANILADIIVTIPFEKYIKKGGILILSGILEQYIQKVLDRFDNFKKLSCEINDEWATIILQLN
- the ftsH gene encoding ATP-dependent zinc metalloprotease FtsH, producing MQKQNNENNDKKQNNFFNQNPLLVFAIFAIIAIVVFKFISPVGDASNRLSGASSTKNINYYELKKLIENKEVDFVAIGQSVLKATSNTNGTKTIYVTQRVNPDNTLIPLLDEKGVEYTGYSESNWLSDMLFGWVLPIFIFFAIWMFLASRMQKNMGNGILGIGSSKKLVNAEKPNVKFDDMAGNVEAKDEVVEIVDFLKNPDRYAALGAKIPKGVLLVGPPGTGKTLLAKAVAGEANVPFFSVSGSSFIEMFVGVGASRVRDLFENAKKEAPSIIFIDEIDAIGKSRAAGGMISGNDEREQTLNQLLAEMDGFNSDLSPVIVLAATNRPEVLDPALLRPGRFDRQVLVDKPDFEGRIEILKVHIKNIKLAKNVDLFEVSKLTAGLAGADLANIVNEAALLAGRNAKKEVEQSDFLEAVERGIAGLEKKSRRISPKEKKIVAYHESGHALIAEITKGAKKVTKVSIIPRGLAALGYTLNTPEENKYLMQKHELLAEVDVLLGGRAAEAVFLGEISTGASNDLERATDIIKAMVSYYGMTDVAGLMVLEKQRNVFLNGGLGSSREYSEEMAQKMDSYIRDILNERFEAVKSSLETYREAIEDIVKELFEKENIDGDKVREIIANYEEKNNLPTKLVKSEEQEEA
- a CDS encoding phosphatidylserine decarboxylase — protein: MDTRLQMVTQDGFKFIIVSLIAYVLFSLLSLNSLAIISIIVACVGVYFYRNPERVCNDDSKDNIVSPVDGKIKDIIQEENKITLVVSKPICFCGLIRMPFRGYVKKAKKIHGLCNADSITGERIYIDFKHENDTDFMKLIIYPRIFSQVNFYGDDSICRIANRVGFLLDGKVFITISNINLKVSVGDMLYAGISSIGSLNNEN